The stretch of DNA ttttttttgaggaattTAACTGTTATATAAAACAAACAGAGTTATTACACAACAGTTAACTGAGGTGGACGAGTATCTTTAACCATATCTACTATGTTTCCATTAAAAGAGTATATTTAGCTAATTTATGAGTATCCCTATTAGCAGATTGAACAATATGTGATATCTGAACTCCAAGAAAATTGGGTAGAAGATTTTTACTATCAATTAAAACACAATGAAAATTAGAGACTAAAACATCAGCCGATTGCAATCTTTTGACCACTAAGAATCAGTTTCAATATAATTTACTAGGAATTACAAATTAATTAGCCATTGGAGACTGTACATGAGAGCTATAATTTCCATAATTTCTGGTTCTTCAAAATAGAGATTTTTTAAACTTTCTCTACATGAAGAGAAGTTTAAAAGCttcttcaaatatttttaataatatatttttttttctctcctataaattatttttttattagttttttttttctttgtttattttttttatattttaattaaaacaaatattaaaaatataatagttaaatgatataaagaaaaaagataaatatatggtgtaatgtaaaagttaatgtaaaataaaaaaaaataataataagacttTGGTAATGCATTTTGAAAGACATAGAAAAAAAGCTATTGGGAGTGCTCTTGAGGGTGAAAACTAACATAATAGTACAATGTTTAATTTACAGTCCTCTGTTTTCGGCCAGTCATTTGTTCTTGGCTCAACCTGCATACTCAAGAGTGTGACATGTCcataaataatagtaataagatGAGAATgtgaatgagaaaaaaaaaatggaatagtcattccattaaaatgataaatattattttcttttcaagggacaataatataaactttgtttattaCTAATGATAATGACAGTGTCTACACTAAATTATGACCTGTGTTAATAAGAGCTATAATAGATGGATGAGATAAAAAGACGTTTTTCCTTTACGATCTGTAAAGAATATCAGTACCATGAAGTATGAATCTTCGATATACATAAAAgactaattattttaagaaagcACACAAAGATGATAAAACatcttattaatattataattttaagacAAGGGCCAAAAGGAGGATACACATAAGTCATTCTCCTCACGTGGCATTCCCATAAATTACAAATTGCAAACGAcacacacttttattttaccAAAGCCTCCATTCATAGAAAGCTTAAGCTTAACATAACACAAATCACAAACCCAACATTAAAACTCTCCCATGCTTATTTAATACTAGTACATATTCAGTTGTTGGTTTCACATGACACCGACACAAAATAGattaaagataaaaaataacataagttTGCCTCAACCCCACCATTGGTGGACAGCAACTCCCTCATCTTTAACTCTTCCATACAAATCCAAGCATTCCCAATAAGCCCTCTTACTCTTATTTTCTCCCTTCCACCATTGGTTGTTGCACTCTAAAAACAACTCGTCCACCAAATGCATTGTTTTCCTCTTCACCATCTCCTCTACCACTCCTGCTTCTGCCTTCATCACAACATACTCTTCTTCACGCACATTTATCTTCAGCCAATCGGGGACATCATTCTCTTGAAAAATCACTCCACTACTAATAGCCCCTTCTTCAGGCTCCAAATCAAGGTTGTAAACCTCAAACTCTTGCTCCATTTTTGGGTAATCTTGATGAAACCATTGATTTACATCCCTTTTATCTTCAGGCAACCCCACATTAACAAAGACTCGACGCCTAAAACCGTCGAGAGAGTTTCCCATCAAATGGGGAAGGAACTTGATCTTCCTTGAGTAGTTCTTCAAGTTTTTTATAGGCCATCTCGGTGGCTCGAGCAATGCTTCTTCCAAATCTTCTAAAGCTGCGGCTTTCTTGGCCTCAGTTGCCAATCCCAAAAGCCGTCTCTTTGGGGAATAATTAGAAGCTGAAGAAGCTTCTGTAGAGCCAATTTTCCTCATGGCTACAATGGTGGATGAATATCGCCTTAGATAAGCGATCTTATAATTGGTCATATCCCGTAGAGTGATTGCCTTCTCATTGCTTAAGGGGAATGCCAAAATCCCACCAATTTTCACAATATGATCCACAAACTCAACGTCTACAGCCAAATTGGATGCGTAGACAAAATCAAACAACTCTTCAGAGAATGAGCTTTGGCCCTCCAAAGCCGTATCCATTACCATGTCCATTTGATTAGCATCAAAGTTTTTAAGCTTGTGAACGGTACTAGGAACAATGGGGCTAACAACCAAAGCCTTATTATTCTTCAATAGAAGCCCCTCGTCGACCAAATCACGGAGAAGCACATCTAATTGCTCAAAATCAATGGCACCAGTCTCGAAGCTGGAACCAGAATCAGCTGAGCTCCATCTCATTATGGACCCAATACATGGGAATGTAATGAAAATCACAGCCAGAAACACTGACCGAGAAATTACACGCAAAACCTTTGGATCAGGAAGCTTAATGACCAAAAGGGTATTTGAATTCAACCCCATTCTTTCACCATGGACATGCTTGCTCATGTTTTTGTTCTTGGCTCTACCACTCCCAGGAGCCAATTCCATAACTGTTTCCCTTTTAAACTTTTATTAGGAAAACAGCTAGATCCGATCCCTAGCTTAGCCAAAGCAGAGCTTGAGAATTGAATGATCAATTaagctttaaatttttttcgtttCTCAACAGAAAAAAGTAAAACCCAGAACAGCAAATTGTTCGAAAATTTGATATAGAACAGAGACAAATGAATCTAACAATCAGGAAGAAAATGGAGGAACTAGCGAGTACAAAACCTGGAAGCGGTGTGGTTTCCACCCACGAGGGCTACTCGAGTGATTCGGATTCTACACCAGAGGAGCAATAGTTCTCTACTTCTCTCAAACTCCATCGttagtttttttcttcttctttcagctctttctctctctctctctacattCCACTACCTACCCAGACGATATGAACCGGATCATCTGAAACCCAACCGCCATGGCCCGGTAAAGGAAAGAATCCGGCAATGTGGGTAAGCAAGGAaaatgaagagagagagagaaagaaaaaaaaagcaataataagaaaaagatgGGTTTGTGAGTTGTGAGATGTGAAAATGAATAATTGGAGAAACGAGGGAGATGAAGATAGATTTATATAAGGCGAAGGGTGAATCTGTGGTGTCCCATGCAAAATGGAGGtttatttagtaaaattttggCGTGTAAGAAcagtgttagtttttttttgggTGTTTGACAAGAAATAATAGcagtaataatataaaaaagaaaaagagaatgaTGAGGGTTAATTATAGATTATGGTGGAGTCCCATTATTAATTTAAGCTTAATTAAGTAGATGACAGTACTTTCCAATTCACATGCTATTTATTGCTTTGCTAATGTAATTCCTTGGTTCTCTCGTCAGATACTTCTTCAAttaatatttagaatttttcagttTACATGATTGTGATATGAGTAAAGAGTAATGCAATAATAAATGTCTAATTATGAGTAAAAtgttatactaataataataataaataaaagaaacgCAGTGGTTTATGATTAAAAGTACTGGTATGTATGGTGATGGTGGTACGTGTTGACACGTTTTGATATACCATTTTACAATATTAATGATTAGCACATGGATGGATCAGTGATGATCATTTTACGTAATGTTTTAACTATGACGCGTATTTTAACCAATCGGTATAATGATAAAATATCAGCATTGCAGATTGTTTAGCACTTTCTTCCCATGTTACGTTtcgattggttagcgatatttcttaaattatataagatcCGATAATTAGTTGGACCAATAACAATATTGACACGTAAGAAAGTACTAGACACCACTGTgctctttagcatttctcataaaatattcaCACTCATTTCTTTGGTCTAATTAGGACAATCATAAGGgatcctattcctattcctacATTATTACAATCAATTAAAGCAATGAAAGATGAGAGATATTTATCATTGTATTATGAGATTTTTTCTATTATAGACCAAAAATAGATGAAATTTACATTTATGGCCCTAAAAAAGGAAATAAACAAAAGTGGAAACTAAAAAGTtggtaattacaaaaataccggcTGAGAAAACGGAAACCACCATTCTCAACCATTTTTCTTCCAAACAGCCGATCCTTCTTCGTGACCCAGCCGTCCAACCCCAACAACCCAATCTCAACCATTTTTCTTCCAAAACCAGCAAaatcaaaatctaaaaaaatgtaGAACTCCTAGGAAACCAGCTGAATCCCGAAAATCCAAAATCAAAaacgaaaaggaaaaaaaaaaccaggaaacctccattgatgtacaaaaaaaactcaaaaacaacaatCATTGAACAAAGAAATCGCGATCAGAGGGGAAGAACCGAGTAGAAGGAGAGCTGGAAATCAAAGAAACTCACCCATGATTGAATCAGAAGGAGAATTGAAGGTAAACAAATTTTTTCATGAACGTGAAAAAAACTTTTAGTGTAGATGAATAgaaatttgatattaattgaTGAAAACCGGATTAAATTGAAATAATGATGAAATATTGATGAAGCtgagaaaaaaacaacaacggtttgcatgaaaataaacattaacGCATATAAATAGTTGCTACAGTGTTTTATTCTGAAACTGTTGTTTACAAGTTGTTTTACAGTGGAATAATAGTTGTTTGGGATCTACAAACTGGAAAATATGAATCTATTGTTATTAATTACTGATCAGttttaaaatagttgtttgATAGTTGATTTAACCTATATAAATAGTCGGCCAGCTGAAAGTGTTAGATGCATAAGTTATTGGTGGAAAGAGTTGTTTATTGGTTGTTTTGGcag from Cannabis sativa cultivar Pink pepper isolate KNU-18-1 chromosome 2, ASM2916894v1, whole genome shotgun sequence encodes:
- the LOC115718971 gene encoding uncharacterized protein LOC115718971, giving the protein MELAPGSGRAKNKNMSKHVHGERMGLNSNTLLVIKLPDPKVLRVISRSVFLAVIFITFPCIGSIMRWSSADSGSSFETGAIDFEQLDVLLRDLVDEGLLLKNNKALVVSPIVPSTVHKLKNFDANQMDMVMDTALEGQSSFSEELFDFVYASNLAVDVEFVDHIVKIGGILAFPLSNEKAITLRDMTNYKIAYLRRYSSTIVAMRKIGSTEASSASNYSPKRRLLGLATEAKKAAALEDLEEALLEPPRWPIKNLKNYSRKIKFLPHLMGNSLDGFRRRVFVNVGLPEDKRDVNQWFHQDYPKMEQEFEVYNLDLEPEEGAISSGVIFQENDVPDWLKINVREEEYVVMKAEAGVVEEMVKRKTMHLVDELFLECNNQWWKGENKSKRAYWECLDLYGRVKDEGVAVHQWWG